GGCAATAATGGCGTGGTTGCGCTTCACAATCGAGCGCGTCAGGGCAGACATTTCCATGTTAACGGGTGGGATTTTGGGTGCGGAGAAGGGTAATGAACCGGTCGGCCACGGCCACGGCGGCCGCCAAATCAGCCAGCTCCACGTTCTCCAGCGGGTTATGGCTGATGCCTTTGTAGCAGCGGATGAACATCATGGTGGCCGGAGCTACGAAGGAGATGGGCACCGCGTCGTGCCCGGCGCCACTCACCAGCGGAATGGTTTCGTGGCCGCTGTCGGCAATGGCCTGGGCCAGCAGCGTGTTCAGGCGGGCGTCGCAGGTTACGGGGGCGGTCTGCTGCACGGGCTTCCAGTCCAGGGCCACGTTGCGGTGCCCGGCCACGGCTTCGGCGTGGCTGCGGAGGTAGTCGTAGGCTTGGGCGAGTTGGGCTTCGTCGGGGCTGCGCAGGTCGAGGCTGCAGGTGACTTCGCCGGGAATCACGTTGCTGGCCGAATGGCTGATAGCCAGCTTGCCCACCGTGGCTACCAGCCCGCGGCCGTGCACCTGGGCAAACTGCTCGGCCGTGAGCACAAACTCGGCCGCGGCGCACAGCGCGTCCTGGCGCATGTTCATGGGCACGGTGCCGGCGTGGCCGGCCATGCCCCGGAAGGTCAGCTCCACACGCTGCTGGCCGGCAATGGCCGTTACCAACGCCACGGGCACGTTACGCTCCCACAGCACCGGACCCTGCTCGATGTGCATTTCAAAGTAGCCCAGCCAGTCGGCGGCCGGCAGGGCATCAGTGGCAATACGGGTGGCGTCGGCACCCATGGTTTCCAGGGCCTGGGCCAGGGTGATGCCGGCGGCATCGGACCGAGCCAGCCAGGTGGGCTCAAAGGAGCCGGCCACCACTTTGCTGCCCAGGTAGGTGGTGTGAAAACGCACGCCTTCCTCGTCGCTGAACGCAATCAGCTCGATGTGAAAGGGCAGCTCGACTTTTTGAGCAATGAGGTTTTCCAGCAAATCGAGGCCCATGAGCACGCCCAGCGGCCCATCGAACTTACCGGCGTTCACCACCGTGTCGATGTGCGAGGCCAGCACGAAGGTTTTGGCGTCGGGATTCCGGCTTTCGAGGCGGGCGCGCAGGTTGCCAATGCCGTCGAGACGCGTGGGCAGGCCCGCGGCTTCCAGCCAGCCTTGCACCAGGGCGCGGCCTTCCGCAAAAGCGGGCGTGCCAAAGGTGCGCGTCACGCCGTCGGCGTCTTCGCTGATGGCGGCCAGCTGCTGAATGCGCTGCATGATGCGCTCTGCGCGCAATGTGTATTCCTGCTGCATGCAGCTACCGGGTTAAGAGTTCGCCGTGGTTGGGGCGGAGGACATTCGGGCGCCGAAAAACCTGTTCGCCCCGCATCAACGTTAATTCCACCACGCCCGCCAATTCCTGGCAAATGTAAGGCGACACTTTGTGTTTGTGCTGAATCAGGTCTTCGGTGACTTCAAAGGTCTTTTCGGGGTCGAAAACGATTAAATCGGCGTCGAAACCCACGGCGATTTGGCCCTTGCGCTGGCGCTGGCTGGCCAGCTTGGCCGGGTTGGCGCTCAGCCACTTCACAATATCGGAGAGCGTGGCGCCGCGCTGGCGGGCAGCCGTCCAGAGCACCGGCAAGGCAAATTGCAGCGAGGCAATGCCGCCCCAGGCCGTGGTGAAGTCGCCGCTGGCCATTTGCTTAAGGTCGGGCGGCGCGGGCGAGTGGTCGGTGGCCACGAAATCAATAATCCCACTTTGCAGCGCGGCCCACAACTGGTCATTATTGGCTTTTTCGCGGATGGGCGGCGCGCACTTGAACTGCGTCTGACCGTCCTGAATATCCTCGGCGTTGAAATAGAGGTAGTGCTGGCCGGTTTCCACGGTCAGGGGCAGGCCTTTGGCCTTGGCGGCGGCAATGGGCGCAATGGAATTGGCCGACGACAAGTGCACGATGTGCACCCAGCAGCCGGTTTCCTCGCACAGCCGAATCATCAGGGCAATGGCCTCGTCTTCCCATGCCTTGGGCCGCGAGGCCAGGTAGTTGGGGTACGAGCGGTGGTCGTTCTGCTTCCAGGCGTCGTTGTCTTCGGATAATTCGCAGTGCACCAGCAGCGGCAGGCCGTGGCGGGCCAGAATGGGCATCACCCGTCGCAGGTCTTCCTCCGTGGCGTTCGGAAAATCGTCGATGCCGGAGTGCGTCAGGAAGGCCTTGAAGCCCAGCACGCCGGCCGCAATCAGCGGCTCTATCTCGTCGGCATTGCCCGGCACCACGCCGCCCCAGAAACCCACGTTGCAGTGCAGCTGACCCAGCGTGGCCGCGCGCTTGATTTCCAGGTTCGCGACCGAAGTGGTGACGGGCGCCGAATTCAAGGGCATGTCTACCAAGGTGGTGAGGCCGCCGGCCAGCGCGGCGCGAGTGGCCGTGTCGAAGCCCTCCCAGTCGGTGCGGCCCGGCTCGTTGATGTGCACGTGCGGGTCGATGACGCCGGGCAGCACGGCGTGGTGGCCCACGTCGAGCAGTTCGGCGCCGGCTACGTCGGCGTCGTGGGGCAGCAGCGCGCTGATGCGGCCGTTTTCGATGAGGATGGTGGCGGCGCGCTCACCCTCAGGGGTGACGACGCGCTGGCTGCGCAAAGCGAGGGTTGACATGAGTGGGGAATTTGGCGCTAAATTGGGGGCTTTTTCCCGGTTCAATTAAATTGAAAGGAAAAGAAACGTCATGCTGAGCATTCTGCTTGATGCGCAGAATGCTCAGCATGACGTTCTAATTTTTTTCGATACGCTCTCGGCGCTTTCCCATATGCTCCAATACGTTACCCTACTTGCCCTGATTCTTACGTTTCTGCTGCTGCTGGGCGTCATTTATGCGTTGCAGCGGGTGGCCAAAACGCGGCCTAACGGCGGCGCCGTGGGCGAGGGCGGCGCCACTCTGGAAGGCTACTCCTATGCGCTGATTCTGCTGGCCGTCATCGCGGCGGTGGGCATTTGCTACGTGCTGGCGCGCGACTCGCCGTGGTCGGGCCACATCATGGAATGGCTCAACATTGTGGTGCGCCTCATGCACATCACCTTCGGCATTGCCTGGATTGGCGCCTCGTTCTACTTCGTGTTCCTCGAAAACGCCCTCAACCGCACCGACAACGTGCGCGAAGAGCTGGCCGGCAACCTGTGGGCCGTGCACGGCGGCGGCTTTTATTACCTGGAAAAGTATAAAACGGCGCCCAAGCAAATCCCCAAAAGCCTGCACTGGTTTAAATACGAGGCCTATTTCACCTGGCTGTCGGGCTTCAGCCTGCTGTTTGTGGTATACTACTTCAACGCCAGTTCCATGCTGATTGACCCGCGCGTGCTCGACATTTCGCCGCTGGCGGGCGTGGGCATTGGGGTGGGCTCGTTTGTGGCGGCCTGGCTGATTTACGACGGGCTGTGCCGCACCGAGTTTGTGCGCAGTCCGTGGTTCAAGGTGGTGGGGTTCATTCTGGCCACGGGGTTTGCGTTTTTCTACGCGCAGGTGTTCAGCGCCCGGGCGGCCTACATCCACTTCGGCGCCATGCTGGGCACGCTCATGGTGGGCAACGTTTTCTTCACCATCATCCCGGCTCAGAAAGCCATGGTGAAGGCCGCCACCGAAGGCACCCCGCTCGACCCGCAGCTGGGCAAAAACGCCCTGGCCCGCTCGCTGCACAACAACTACTTCACGCTGCCGGTGCTGTTTGTGATGGTCAGCAACCACTTCCCCAGCACCTTCGGGCACTCCTACCCCTGGGCCATTCTGGCGGCCATCACGCTGGGCACCGCCGGCGTGAAGCACTGGCTAAACCTGCGCGAAAAGCACCAGACCGATACGGCCGTGTGGGTGCTGCCCGCCGCCGTGGCCGTACTGCTGGGCGTGGTATTCGTGACGGCCCCGCCCGCCCAGTCAGGTGGGGTAGCCGGGGGCAACGCCAATACCTGCGCCCAGGCAATCCCCATGAGCCAGGTGAGCCTGATTGTGCAGAAGCGCTGCATTCAGTGCCACTCCTCCCACCCCACCGACGACGTGTTTAAGTCGCCGCCCAATGGCGTGGTGTATGACACGCCTGAGGACATTATTCGCCTGAAAGACAAAATCATGCAACGCGTGGTGGTGACGAAAACGATGCCGCAAAACAACAAAACCCAGATTACCCAGGAGGAGCGCGACCTCATTGCCTGCTGGATTAATCAGGGCGCAAAAAATCAATAACGAATAATAACGGTCATGCTGAGCGCAGTCGAAGCATCTCTACTGCAGTAGTAATTCATGTATTTACAACGAAGCGGTAGAGATGCTTCGACTGCGCTCAGCATGACGTTCTTCTGTTTCTCGCTCTTCATCAAACGCAGAACCCCATGCCTTCCCCTCCCCGCGACTTGCCCGTTTGGATGCTGGCGGCGGCCAGCCTGCGAGCCGGCACGCCCGTGGCGCTGCTGTGCGTGGTGCGGAGCGAAGGCAGCAGCCCCGGCCGCCAGGGCTTCAAAATGGCGGTGACGGATGCCGTGGTGGCCGGCTCCATCGGCGGGGGCATCATGGAGCACAAGTGGGTGGAACTGGCCCGTCAGCGCCTGCGCGAAACCGACGCCGCGCCGCTGCTGCGCCCCCAGATTCATCGGCGGGAGGCGCCGGCCGACCGTTCGGGCATGATGTGTTCGGGCGAGCAGGAGGTGCTGCTGTGGCCGTTCGGTCTTGCCGATTTGGCCACGGTGGAGGCCATTGCCAACCGCCTGCAATCTGGCGGCAGAGGCTCGGTGAGCATCCGCCCGACGATGG
This DNA window, taken from Hymenobacter sp. 5317J-9, encodes the following:
- a CDS encoding allantoate amidohydrolase, whose protein sequence is MQQEYTLRAERIMQRIQQLAAISEDADGVTRTFGTPAFAEGRALVQGWLEAAGLPTRLDGIGNLRARLESRNPDAKTFVLASHIDTVVNAGKFDGPLGVLMGLDLLENLIAQKVELPFHIELIAFSDEEGVRFHTTYLGSKVVAGSFEPTWLARSDAAGITLAQALETMGADATRIATDALPAADWLGYFEMHIEQGPVLWERNVPVALVTAIAGQQRVELTFRGMAGHAGTVPMNMRQDALCAAAEFVLTAEQFAQVHGRGLVATVGKLAISHSASNVIPGEVTCSLDLRSPDEAQLAQAYDYLRSHAEAVAGHRNVALDWKPVQQTAPVTCDARLNTLLAQAIADSGHETIPLVSGAGHDAVPISFVAPATMMFIRCYKGISHNPLENVELADLAAAVAVADRFITLLRTQNPTR
- the allB gene encoding allantoinase AllB, with protein sequence MSTLALRSQRVVTPEGERAATILIENGRISALLPHDADVAGAELLDVGHHAVLPGVIDPHVHINEPGRTDWEGFDTATRAALAGGLTTLVDMPLNSAPVTTSVANLEIKRAATLGQLHCNVGFWGGVVPGNADEIEPLIAAGVLGFKAFLTHSGIDDFPNATEEDLRRVMPILARHGLPLLVHCELSEDNDAWKQNDHRSYPNYLASRPKAWEDEAIALMIRLCEETGCWVHIVHLSSANSIAPIAAAKAKGLPLTVETGQHYLYFNAEDIQDGQTQFKCAPPIREKANNDQLWAALQSGIIDFVATDHSPAPPDLKQMASGDFTTAWGGIASLQFALPVLWTAARQRGATLSDIVKWLSANPAKLASQRQRKGQIAVGFDADLIVFDPEKTFEVTEDLIQHKHKVSPYICQELAGVVELTLMRGEQVFRRPNVLRPNHGELLTR
- a CDS encoding urate hydroxylase PuuD translates to MLQYVTLLALILTFLLLLGVIYALQRVAKTRPNGGAVGEGGATLEGYSYALILLAVIAAVGICYVLARDSPWSGHIMEWLNIVVRLMHITFGIAWIGASFYFVFLENALNRTDNVREELAGNLWAVHGGGFYYLEKYKTAPKQIPKSLHWFKYEAYFTWLSGFSLLFVVYYFNASSMLIDPRVLDISPLAGVGIGVGSFVAAWLIYDGLCRTEFVRSPWFKVVGFILATGFAFFYAQVFSARAAYIHFGAMLGTLMVGNVFFTIIPAQKAMVKAATEGTPLDPQLGKNALARSLHNNYFTLPVLFVMVSNHFPSTFGHSYPWAILAAITLGTAGVKHWLNLREKHQTDTAVWVLPAAVAVLLGVVFVTAPPAQSGGVAGGNANTCAQAIPMSQVSLIVQKRCIQCHSSHPTDDVFKSPPNGVVYDTPEDIIRLKDKIMQRVVVTKTMPQNNKTQITQEERDLIACWINQGAKNQ